The genome window GCCGAACTTCGCCCTATAGGTCGTTCTGAACGTCCTGCGCGGTGCCCTGAACGGCGCGTCCGGCGCTCTGGATGTCCTGCCCGGCACCACCGACTGTTTCACAGGCGGCAAGGGCGAGCAGGCCGAAGAGGGCGAGGAACTTGGTGGTCGAACTCATTGCAGGTCTCCGTTGAATGATTTCGCACGTTAACCGCAGCGGCGAGGCTCGGGTTCCTCACGCATCGAGGAAGAGGCGGATCGACGCTTCGACGTCACGCGGTTTCTCGGCGTGCAGCCAGTGGCCGGTGCCGGGAATCCAAACGAAGCGTGCTTTCGGGAAAAGTGCGCGGATGTCATCGGAATATTCGGATTTGACGTAGTCGCTGTCGCCGCCTGACAGGAACATGGCCGCGCGGGGGAAGGTCGCGTCGATCGGCTGCCAGCCCGTGATCTCTTCCATCCGGGCCTCAAGGACGTCGAGATTCATCCGCCAACGCCCCTCGCGCACGTCGAGAGACTGGAGAAGAAACGCTCGTACGCCCGCGTCGTGAACATGCACGGCGAAGGCGTCGTCGGCCTCTTTCCTCGTGGAAATCTGCGACAGGTCGAGCGCGCGCATCGCATGAATGAACTGCATCTGCGAATGGCTGTAGGCGACGGGAGCGATATCGGCTACGACGAGGCGGCGTACCTTTTCGGGATGGTGCAACGCAAGCGCCATCGACGCCTTGCCGCCCATCGAATGGCCCAGCACGTCCCATTCCTCTTCACCGATGATTTCGGCCAGATCGCCGGCCATCGCTTTGTAGGAATGGTCGTCGTCCCAGAACGAGTCGCCGTGATTGCGCATGTCGACAGTGACGACGCGGCCGCGATCGGACAGGCGCTTGGCGATCACGCCCCAATTGCGGCCCGTGCCGAACAACCCGTGCGCGACGAGGAGGGGGCGGCCCCCCTCGCCGAAACTCTGCGTGGCGAGGCGGTTCACAGGTCGGGATAGATCGGGAAGCGGGCGCAGAGATCCTCGACCTCGGCCTTCACGCGGGCCTCGACTTCGGAATTGCCGTCGGCACCGTTCTGGGCGAGGCCGTCGACCACCTCGGTGATCCAATCGCCGATCTGGCGGAACTCGGGCTCTCCGAAGCCACGTGTGGTTCCGGCGGGAGAGCCAAGACGGATCCCGCTGGTGATGGTGGGCTTCTCGTCGTCAAAGGGGATGCCGTTCTTGTTGCACGTAATGTGCGCGCGGCCCAGTGCGTCCTCGGTCGCGTTTCCCTTCACGCCCTTGGGGCGGAGATCGACGAGCAGGAGATGCGTGTCGGTCCCACCCGTCACGATGTCGAGCCCGCCCTTCATCAGCTGATCGGCAAGGGCCTGCGCGTTGGCGATGACCTGCGCCTGGTAGGTCTTGAAACCGGGCTCCAATGCCTCGCCGAAGGCCGCGGCCTTGCCTGCGATCACGTGCATGAGCGGCCCGCCCTGGATGCCGGGAAAGATCGCGGAGTTGAATTTCTTGGCCAAGGCCTCGTCGTCGGTGAGGATCATCCCGCCGCGAGGTCCGCGCAGCGTCTTGTGCGTGGTGGTCGTCGCCGCATGGGCATGCGGGAAGGGCGAAGGGTAGTGTCCCGACGCGACGAGGCCGGCGAAATGGGCCATGTCGACGAGGAGGTAGGCCCCGACGCTGTCGGCAATCTCGCGCATGCGGGCGAAGTCGATGATCCGTGGAATGGCCGATCCGCCGGCGATGAGCATCTTGGGCTGATGTTCGGTGGCAAGGGACTGGATCGCGTCATAATCGATCGCCATGTCCTGACGGCGGACACCGTATTGCACTGCGTTGAACCACTTGCCCGACAGGTTCGGCTTGGCACCGTGGGTGAGGTGCCCGCCGGCATCGAGGCTCATCCCCAGGATCGTGTCGCCGGGCTGGAGCAGCGCGGTGAAGACACCCTGGTTGGCCTGCGATCCGCTGTTCGGCTGAACGTTGGCGAAGTTGCAGCCGAAAAGCTTTTTGGCGCGGTCGATCGCGAGGGTTTCGACCACGTCGACATACTGACAACCGCCGTAATAGCGCCGCCCGGGATAGCCTTCGGCGTACTTGTTGGTCAGCACCGAACCCTGCGCTTCCATTACCGCGCGGCTCACGATGTTCTCGGAGGCGATCAGCTCGATCTCGTGCCGCTGACGGCCGAGCTCGTGGTCCATGGCCTCGGCCAAGGCCGGGTCGCGGTCGGAAAGGGCGCTTGTGAAGAAGCCTTCGTCGCGGTGCGGAGCGTTCATGGCAGACATCCTTTCGAGATCGGGCAGGGAATGCTTTCGCCCCATAGCGCAAGGACCCTCGCGACGGAAGAGAAGATGCACGCAGGTCGGATTCGGGGGCGCTTGTCAAACTGTCGTCGCGCCGTCACGTTGAGCGCGACCAGTGGGGGAGAAGATCCCGGGATGTATGAAAAGATCGCCTTCGTCGCGTCGCGCTCGGAGATCGCCCAGAAAGCCATGGAGCGGCTTTGCCTCAGGTATGGCCAGACGGATCCCGACGGGGCCGACGTCATCGTCGCGCTCGGCGGCGACGGCCACATGCTCCACACCCTGCACGCGACCGAAGCATTGCCGGCCCCGGTCTATGGCATGAATTGCGGAACGATCGGCTTTCTGATGAACGAGTTTCAGGAAGACAACCTGATCGACAGGCTCGAGGCGGCGGAAGTCGCGCGGATCAATCCCCTTTCCATGGAGGCCAGGACGACAGGCGGACAGACCTTCAGGGCCCTCGCCATCAACGAGGTCTCTCTTCTCCGGGCCGGGCCGCAGGCCGCGAAGCTCAGGATCAGCGTCGACGGACGCGTCCGGATGGACGAGCTGGTCTGCGACGGTGCGATGGTGGCGACACCCGCAGGGTCGACGGCCTACAATTACTCGGCCAACGGTCCGATCCTCCCGATCGGCGCGGAGGTTCTGGCGCTGACGGCGATGGCGGCATTCCGGCCGCGGCGCTGGCGGGGCGCGCTCCTCCCCAAGAACGCGAGCGTTCGGTTCGACGTGTTGGAGCACGAGAAGCGCCCGGTCATGTCGGATGCGGATGGCCAGTCGGTGCGCGAGGTCGCCAGCGTCACGGTCCAGAGTGAACCTTCGATCACGCATCGCATCCTCTTCGACCCGGGACACGGGCTCGAAGAGCGGTTGATCCAGGAGCAGTTCACCTGAACCGCGTCAGCGTCCGACCCCGATGCGCGGCGCGGGACCCAGCGGTATGGGCCCAAGCATCATGTCGCCGTCGGCGAAGCGAAGGGGCAAGGTCACGCGGCCTTCGGTGCCCGATCCGCCGAGAAACGAGAGTCCCTGAGTGATCATCGCGGCGCGGTTCCCGGGAATGAGGCCGGCGGCGACCGCGACCTCGATCGCGCGATCGACATTCTCGAGGGTCAGGTCGATATCGCCCATGGGCAAGCCGTCGGCACCGATCTCGATCAGGCCCTCTCCGTCCAGCCCGATCCCGCCCCAGTCGAGGGCGAGGTCGTGTAGGTCGATCTTATCGATCCGAGGCTGATTGCCGAGCGCGTGACGGTCGATCGGGGCCGCGAAGTCGAGCGTCGCATCGACACGGAGGACCTCGATCGGGCCCAGTCCCGTCGCTTCGATCCGGCGACCGATCTGTTCGGGCAGGACAATGCCGGTCGCACTGAGACCGATGTTCTGGTGACGTGCATCCGGCGCACCCGGCGGGATCCGGGTCGCAAAACGCAACTCGTCCATGGAAAAGTCGATGCCGTCGCTTTCGATCAGCAGATCCTCGATCACGAAGGCCGAATGGTCGAGTGGCAGGTCGGGCGAGGTCCGGAAAGTGACCGATCCACGGGCATCCTCGTTCGTCAGCCTTACAACCTGACCGCCGCGATCCAGGGAGATCTCCGGCGGGAATATCGCGATGATCTCGTTCGGCTTGTAGCTGAGGGCGAGGATCTGGAAGAATGGCATCGTCAGGCGATCGCCATCGGGGGCTTGGATCTCGAGTGCGTCGAAGCTCGTGTCGAAGCGATTGGGAAATCCGCTGATGCCCCTATCCGCCGCCTCGATGCGCCATCCCTCGGCGCGAAGTTCGTCCAGGGCGGCGTCGATCCCCCGATCCAGAGCCGCCGCGCCAACGAACCAGTAGCCCGACCAGACGATCGCGGCCGCGACCACCACCAGGATCACCTTGCGCATGAAAACCGTCCTCTTTTCAATGGGCCGCGCATCGTGTCTATAGGCGGTATGGAACGCATGCCAGAGAAGATGAATGGTCCGATCTGGGTCTTCGGCTACGGCTCGCTGATCTGGAATCCCGAATTCCCGGTAGCCGAACGCGTCGTCGCGACGCTTGCCGGGTATCGCCGCACGTTCTGCATGCGCTCGATCCACCACCGCGGAAGCGTGGCGAAACCCGGCCTTGTCCTCGCGCTCGACGAAGATGCAGGGGCATCCTGCCTCGGCGTGGCCTTTCGGGTGGAGGGCGGCCACGAGACGGAAACGCTCGCAGCGCTTCGGGCACGTGAGTTGATCTCCTCGGCCTATCTCGAGCGGGTGGCACCTGTGACATTGTCCGACGGACGGCGCGTCGAGGCGCTGGTCTACGTGATCGATCCCGACCACGAGCAATATTGCGACCTGCCGCTCGAAGAGCAGGCCCGCATCATCGCCGGGGCCACCGGCGATCGGGGACCCAATGACGAGTATCTCCTGAACACCGCATCGCATCTCTCGGAGCTTGGGATAGGAGATGCCGAACTCGACTGGCTGGTAGAGCGGGTCAAAGCGCTGGGCTAGGTATCTTTCCCTCGGGATGGCAATGGCTTATGCTGCGAGGTTATGATCAGGATCGGAACGTTTCGATGATGCCAGAGCCGGACCGCGCGGCCGAGCCGAATTTCTCGCAACCCGTGCGTCAGATCGTAAGCATGATCGTCGTGCTGATCCTCGTGGCGATCGGCACCTATTTCGCCTATCCCCGGGTTGCTCCGGTCTTTCTCGCCAACCCGCTGCTGAACGGGTTCATCCTGATCGTTTTCCTGATCGGGGTGTTCACATGCTTCTGGCAGGAGTTGCAGCTGATCCAGTCGGTCAACTGGATCGAGGGATTCGCACGCGACACGCCCGGTCATCAGGCGACGCGCGCGCCGCGGCTGCTGGCACCCCTGGCCGCGCTGCTGCGTACGCGGCGCAACCTGCAGATATCGCCGACCTCGGCGCGCTCCATCCTCGAATCGGTCGCCACGCGGATCGACGAGGCGCGCGACATCACACGATACATCGTGAGCCTGTTGATCTTCCTGGGGCTCCTCGGGACATTCTATGGCCTTGCCACGACGGTTCCCGCCATCGTCGAGACGATCCGCGCACTCGCCCCGGTTGACGGAGAGGACGGGATGGACGTCTTCGGGCGGCTGATGGGAGGGCTCGAATCGCAGCTGGGCGGAATGGGAGTGGCCTTCGCCTCGTCGCTTCTTGGGCTTGCCGGATCGCTTGTCGTCGGACTTCTGGAACTCTTCGCGAGCCATGGCCAGAACCGGTTCTATCGCGAACTCGAGGAATGGCTGAGCCTGATCACCCGGTTGGGTTTCGCCGGGCCCGAGATCGATGGAACCCCCGGAAATGCCGGCGTCGTGGCCGCTGCGATGGAGCATATGTCAGGGCAGATGGACCGGCTCGAGGCACTCTTCGCGCGGTCGGACCAGGCCCGATCTGAGGTCGATGCCCGGCTGGGGGAGCTCTCCTCCGGTATTTCCCGGCTCGCCGACCGGTTGGAGGCCGAGGCAGCGCTCGGCCCGGCAATGGAGCGTCTGGGACAGGGACAGGATCGTCTTGCAGAAGCTCTCGAGACGGCGGGCGAGGGGGGACCTATCGATGCGGAAAGCCGGATGCGGTTGCGGTCCATCGATGTGCAGCTTTTGCGTATCTCCGAGGAACTCGCTGCAGGTCGGCAGGAGGCGACGGCCGAACTAAGGCAGGAATTGAGGCAGATGACGCGGGCGATCGCGCGCGGCGGGCGATCCGAGACCAGCATGAGGGAATGACCCCATGGCGCTGAGCAGACGTGCCACGCGCAGCGTGAACGCCGCGATCTGGCCGGGCTTCGTCGACGCGATGACGGCGCTCCTTCTCGTGATGATGTTCCTCCTTACGATCTTCATGGTCGTGCAATTCGTCCTGCGGGAGGAAATATCGGGCCAGCGCAGCCAGCTTGACACTTTGGCGAGCGAGGTATCGGGACTGAGCGCTGCGCTCGGACGGGCGGAGGAGCGGGCGCAGGCCCTCACAGACGAACGAGATGCGCTGAGGTCGAGGTCCGAGGCGCAGTCGCAGAGGATCGAGGAGCAGGGGGGGCGGATCGCGAGCTTCGAGGAGCAGGTTGCGTCGCTCCTGACCGCGCGGGACACTGCGCGCCAGCAGGCCGCGAGCCTCGCCGAAAGCGAGGCTCGCCTTATTTCCGACCAAGAAGCGTTGAACCTCGCGCTTGCGCAGGCCCGCGACGAGATCGACGCCGCTGCAGAAGAGGCTCGCTTGGCTGCCGCCCGGCGTGAAGCACTGGAAGCATTGACAGCTGATCTGCGCGCGGATCTGGGAGAAGCCGAGGGGGAAGCGGCGGAACTCGTTCAACGGGTCAATAGTCTCGAGACATCGCTGTCCGACGAGGAAGCGCGGCGTGTGGTCGAAGCCGCCGCGGCCGATGCGCTGCGCGAACGGCTTGCGAATTCAGAAGCCGAACTGTCGGCGATGACCCTCGCGCTCGAGGAAGAGCGTGCGAGGGCGGAGGAAACTCTGACGCTGCTTGCTGCGGCGCGAAGGGCCGAAGAGGATCTCGACGAACGGCTGACTGCTGCGTTGATCGCGCGAGATGGCGCGCGGAGCGCCCAATCCGAGGCCGAGGAAGAGCGGGACCGCAGCGCGGAATTGCTCGCTGCGGCTTTGTCGCGAGAGACGGAGCAGGACCGGGAGCTTGCCTCGATTGCCGATGCGCTTGATCAAGCCCGTGCAGCTAGGCTGAGCTTCGAAGGTGATCTGGAGGCCGCACGGGCCGCACTTGCCGAGACCGAGGCCCGGGTCGAAGCCTTGCGCGAGGATGCCGGCCGCGAGGCCGATGAGCGCGATCGTCTTGCGGCCGCGTTGGTCGAAGCGCGCGAGGAAGCCGCCGCGCTCGACGCGGCAGCGGAAAGCCGTGCGAGCGATCTGCGCGCGCAGCTCGAAGAGGCGTTGGCTCTGAAGCTCGCGGCCGAGAACCGCGCTGCCGAGCGGATGAGCGACGCCGAGCGTCAGGCGGCTCTGCTCGCGACCGCGAATGCCGAACTTCGTAACGCCGAGACTGCGGGTGCCCTTGCGGAGCGGGAGATGGAAGCGCTGAATCAGCAGGTCGCGCGGTTGCGGGAAGACGTGGCGACGCTGAGTGAACTTCTCGATCTGGCCGAGACCGAACGGGAGGCGCAGGATATCGAGATCGACACGCTCGGGGAAAGGCTCAATGCGGCGCTCGTCCGGGAGGCCGAGGAACAGCGTCGACGTGCCGAACTCGAAGCAGCGGAGCGCGAAAGGCTCGAAGGGTACCAATCGGAATTCTTCGGACGGCTGAGAGGCCTCCTTGAGGATCGCGACGGGGTGGAGATCGTCGGCGACCGCTTCGTGTTCGATAGCGAAGTCCTGTTCCCGTCAGGCTCGGCTGACCTTTCGGCGGCGGGCGAGGGGCAGGTCGCGCAGGTGGCCGCTCTGCTCGAGGACGTCGCAGGCGAGATCCCGGATGGCATCGACTGGGTCATCCGCGTGGACGGCCATACCGACGATGTGCCACTGCGCGGCAGCGCCTCGTTCGCCGACAATTGGGAATTGAGCCAGGCACGGGCCCTTTCGGTCGTGCGCTTCATGTCCGATGAGTTGGGCTTTCCGGCGGATCGACTGGCTCCGACGGGTTTCGGAGAATTCCAGCCCATCGACACGGCAGGAACTGCCGAAGCCCGTGCGCGAAACCGCCGGATCGAGCTGAAGCTGACCGAGCGCTAAGGTTCGAGACTCTGCGTCTCACGCTTCCCGGAGAATTCACACGACTCACCGACTTGTTCGCAGACGCAAAGGTACGATTGCTGCCTTTGGAACTGGGCTCTCTCTGCGTCCGTTCGGACTGAAACGCAGCAGGGCTCAAATGTCCCAACTGTTCGTCTCTATTTTGCATACAAGTGGCGGCTTCCTGCTGCCATGAAAGATGCCGTTAGATCGAGAACGACTGGAGATGCGTCACCATGCGTGACGCCGAGCGAAGGGTCCATCTAGCCAATGAATGTTTGAAACCTAACTCATGCAATCTGGGTGCGTATTTTCAACGACAACGCCCGACTTAGTTTGCCTAGCTTCGCGATCTATCACGGTAATTGCCGAACTGTGGCCTTCAGAATCACAGAGATCGACGAACCGAAAAGGGGGGTCATTTCGTTTATCTACATATTTCGAGGTACTTCCTTGTTGGGCCTCTGTCCTCGCTCGGTCAAGTTCGATGGTGCTAGGCACCAATCAGAACTAAATAGGGTCTCGGTGCCCAACAGGTAACTGCAACTTCGCGAATTTCTGCGCGCAGATGATGGCGGACCTGACTGCCCAATCGAGTGAGAAGACCATCACTATTTGAGTCTTGAGATCCGCGGCAAGCGTTCGGGTAAACCTGTTCGGTATCGAAAGGACCTTTGCTACGCATCCAGCCTCGGCGCAGAATTAGGTGCTTGTCGTCTCCCTGAAGGATAGGTCAACTCGGGGGAGGCTTTGCAGCTGGGTGGGGAATTTAAAAATGCCCGGCTCAAGATGGATCGTGTATCTGCCTGCGGCAAGCACGTTGCAGTAAAATCTAGCCTAGCGACGTCGTCGGATGCCGGACCCACGATCGAAGAAAGTCCCAGCATATTGAACGTCCCGAGCGGGCTCACTTGCGAGTATCCAGCGATCCGGGCCGCCCGCGAGCCGAACTCCGCCAAGGTCGTCGCGCCATATCAGGTCTGACAAGGGGCGGAAGTTCAGGGTGACTATAGTCAGGATCTAAATCGCGGCTATCGGCATCCGACGCGCGTTCATTGAGCCTGGAGTCTTTGGGGAACCGGCTAGCGCAAGAGCCACGATACGATGTTCTGCCATGCGCGGCTGAACGGCGAGATATTGTACAGCTGAGCAGTAGTTGCAATCGGGATCGAATCCTGACGCGTTACGACGGAAGATACTTGTATTGCCGCTTGGCTACGAGCCCTCTCGGACCACCACTTGGGCAGGGGCCGGATCCGCCATCCCCATCCGCGCCGCAGTCCAACCTGACCATGGTGCCAAAACTGCAATGCACCGAGATCAAAACCGGGCTATCCAATGAGGGCAGTTTGAAAAGCCGGGTATTTCCGTGGATCAGCCCTCATCCGTGCCTTGCATGAGCGACGGAACTTCGCTACGCGGTCCCTCACGGAGCGGTGGCCGAGTGGTCGAAGGCGCACGCCTGGAAAGTGTGTAGGCGGGAAACCGTCTCCAGGGTTCGAATCCCTGTCGCTCCGCCACTTGCCCGCGCGAAAGCGTTCTCCCGATCCGGCCGCAGCCGGAATTTTTCTCTTGTTTTCGAGGGTTATGCAGGAGGGGCTAAACACCACCATTGCTTCACGAGGCCCGAAATCGGTCTCTCCAGGCGGATATTCTCTCGACCCGATGACTTTGCTGATTTGGTGAAGTCTTTCTAAGTGCCTGTTCGGCGTAGTGTTTTCGACTGGCCAACCTAAACACTTCGATGGGGGTCGCTTTCGACCTGATGGAACGTGGCTCCAGCCTTCTCCAGCGATCAAGCAAGTCGCAGTAATTGATTCCTTCGCTCATCGGAGATCGTATGATCCCAGCTTGAGCCTCATACTTCATCTGCGGCAAAGTGAGCGGGAACCGGTTTGGTTCAGTCTCATCCAGCGTTCCGAGACCGGTGAGGCCCGCCATGTGCAATCTTTACAGCACGAGCAAAGGTCAGGCGGTGATCCGCGATATCGCCGGGGCGATGACGGATCATACGGGCAACCTCGCGTCCATGCCGGCATTCTTCCCCGACCAGTCCGCCCCGGCGGTGCGCCAGGGCAAGCACGGTCGCGAGCTTGCGAAGATGCACATCCCCGGCGACGTGGCCTATGTCTGGCACGGGGCGCTGCATGCCGGAACCATGGCCGAGAGGCTTATAACGACCGGCTTCGAGATCCGGGCGCAGATCGTCTGGCCCTGATCTTCACGCTTGTCTCTCTCGTGCGCAGCTATGTCCTGCGGCACATCTTCGACGCCGTGACCCGCGGGCAGCGTGGCTGATGGGCCGGCCGCTGATCAGCCTGACCTCGGAGCAGGCTCGCGAGGTCGAGACGCTGGCGGTCCTTCTGAGCCAGGACCAGATCGCCGATTACTTCGGCATCTCCCGCAGCACCTTCCACGCAATCTGCTCGCGGGAGCCGGAGGTTCTCAAGCGGTATAAAAGAGGAAAGGCCAAGGCCATCGCGCATGTCGCGAACGGGCTGCTGCAGAAGGCGCGGGCGGGCTGCATGACCTCGTCGATCTTCTATCTCAAGACGCCGGCCGGGTGGCGCGAGACCGCGGAGATCCACCACAGACCAGCAGGCCCGTCCTTCGAAGAGCTGAGCGATGCGGAACTTTTCGCGCGCTTTGCCGAACTGATGGAAGAGGTGGAAGGATTGCTGGTCGAAGCCTCCATCGTGCAGCATGATCCCGATGGATGGGAGGAGGACCCGTGAGACGAGGTCGCAAGCCGACCCCCGGGCCTCGCCGGAGCTGAGAGAGGGCGGGTTATCGCGATGTCCCGACCATCTCGATGCCACGGCGCGCAAGGAATGGCGCAGGCTTGCCAGGCCGCTCTTCGAGGCGGGCATCCTCACGGTGGCCGACCGGGCGGCCTTCGCGGCCTATTGCCAGTCTTGGAGCCATTGGGTGGAGGCCACGCGGAAGCTCGGGGAGACGCCACGGCTCATCCGGACCCCGTCGGGCTACGTGCAGCAGAGCCCGTGGATCGGCATCGCCAACAGGCAGCTGGAGCTGACACCAATACGGCGAGAAGAGCGAGCAGTCGGAGCATGCTCGACCAGATTCCCAACGACGAGCGGATCGACACGGTTGCGGCCGACGGTGCCTGTGACACCCGCCGCCGTCAGACGGCCATCACCGAACGGCGGGCCATCCCGATCCGGAAGGACGGCGCGCCTGGAAAGCAGACGCCCCGGCGGCGAAGTTTCGGAACGAAAGGCTACGCGCCAAATAGCGCTTCGATCGCGCATTCCGGAAGCATTGGACCGGATACCACGCTCGAAGCCGCGACGAAGCAAAGATGCGAGGTATAAAGGCCTCCGGCGAACGCATCGTCGCCGAGACCCTGACCGCCAGACAATCGAAAGCCACATCCGCATCGCACTCGTCAACCGCGCCAACGTCTCCAGTACCGCCAGCATCGTCCGCGCGGCATGACGTCAGCGGGGAAAGAGGACCCCTGCTTCAGGCGTGGGGTCCGCAACAATGCATACGCGATCACTTAGGATGGCTGCTTCTGTGCGGAGCGCGTCA of Palleronia sp. LCG004 contains these proteins:
- a CDS encoding biopolymer transporter ExbB, whose translation is MPEPDRAAEPNFSQPVRQIVSMIVVLILVAIGTYFAYPRVAPVFLANPLLNGFILIVFLIGVFTCFWQELQLIQSVNWIEGFARDTPGHQATRAPRLLAPLAALLRTRRNLQISPTSARSILESVATRIDEARDITRYIVSLLIFLGLLGTFYGLATTVPAIVETIRALAPVDGEDGMDVFGRLMGGLESQLGGMGVAFASSLLGLAGSLVVGLLELFASHGQNRFYRELEEWLSLITRLGFAGPEIDGTPGNAGVVAAAMEHMSGQMDRLEALFARSDQARSEVDARLGELSSGISRLADRLEAEAALGPAMERLGQGQDRLAEALETAGEGGPIDAESRMRLRSIDVQLLRISEELAAGRQEATAELRQELRQMTRAIARGGRSETSMRE
- a CDS encoding alpha/beta fold hydrolase; this translates as MNRLATQSFGEGGRPLLVAHGLFGTGRNWGVIAKRLSDRGRVVTVDMRNHGDSFWDDDHSYKAMAGDLAEIIGEEEWDVLGHSMGGKASMALALHHPEKVRRLVVADIAPVAYSHSQMQFIHAMRALDLSQISTRKEADDAFAVHVHDAGVRAFLLQSLDVREGRWRMNLDVLEARMEEITGWQPIDATFPRAAMFLSGGDSDYVKSEYSDDIRALFPKARFVWIPGTGHWLHAEKPRDVEASIRLFLDA
- a CDS encoding gamma-glutamylcyclotransferase, which produces MPEKMNGPIWVFGYGSLIWNPEFPVAERVVATLAGYRRTFCMRSIHHRGSVAKPGLVLALDEDAGASCLGVAFRVEGGHETETLAALRARELISSAYLERVAPVTLSDGRRVEALVYVIDPDHEQYCDLPLEEQARIIAGATGDRGPNDEYLLNTASHLSELGIGDAELDWLVERVKALG
- a CDS encoding NAD kinase: MYEKIAFVASRSEIAQKAMERLCLRYGQTDPDGADVIVALGGDGHMLHTLHATEALPAPVYGMNCGTIGFLMNEFQEDNLIDRLEAAEVARINPLSMEARTTGGQTFRALAINEVSLLRAGPQAAKLRISVDGRVRMDELVCDGAMVATPAGSTAYNYSANGPILPIGAEVLALTAMAAFRPRRWRGALLPKNASVRFDVLEHEKRPVMSDADGQSVREVASVTVQSEPSITHRILFDPGHGLEERLIQEQFT
- a CDS encoding entericidin A/B family lipoprotein; this encodes MSSTTKFLALFGLLALAACETVGGAGQDIQSAGRAVQGTAQDVQNDL
- a CDS encoding DUF2125 domain-containing protein — translated: MRKVILVVVAAAIVWSGYWFVGAAALDRGIDAALDELRAEGWRIEAADRGISGFPNRFDTSFDALEIQAPDGDRLTMPFFQILALSYKPNEIIAIFPPEISLDRGGQVVRLTNEDARGSVTFRTSPDLPLDHSAFVIEDLLIESDGIDFSMDELRFATRIPPGAPDARHQNIGLSATGIVLPEQIGRRIEATGLGPIEVLRVDATLDFAAPIDRHALGNQPRIDKIDLHDLALDWGGIGLDGEGLIEIGADGLPMGDIDLTLENVDRAIEVAVAAGLIPGNRAAMITQGLSFLGGSGTEGRVTLPLRFADGDMMLGPIPLGPAPRIGVGR
- a CDS encoding peptidoglycan -binding protein is translated as MALSRRATRSVNAAIWPGFVDAMTALLLVMMFLLTIFMVVQFVLREEISGQRSQLDTLASEVSGLSAALGRAEERAQALTDERDALRSRSEAQSQRIEEQGGRIASFEEQVASLLTARDTARQQAASLAESEARLISDQEALNLALAQARDEIDAAAEEARLAAARREALEALTADLRADLGEAEGEAAELVQRVNSLETSLSDEEARRVVEAAAADALRERLANSEAELSAMTLALEEERARAEETLTLLAAARRAEEDLDERLTAALIARDGARSAQSEAEEERDRSAELLAAALSRETEQDRELASIADALDQARAARLSFEGDLEAARAALAETEARVEALREDAGREADERDRLAAALVEAREEAAALDAAAESRASDLRAQLEEALALKLAAENRAAERMSDAERQAALLATANAELRNAETAGALAEREMEALNQQVARLREDVATLSELLDLAETEREAQDIEIDTLGERLNAALVREAEEQRRRAELEAAERERLEGYQSEFFGRLRGLLEDRDGVEIVGDRFVFDSEVLFPSGSADLSAAGEGQVAQVAALLEDVAGEIPDGIDWVIRVDGHTDDVPLRGSASFADNWELSQARALSVVRFMSDELGFPADRLAPTGFGEFQPIDTAGTAEARARNRRIELKLTER
- the glyA gene encoding serine hydroxymethyltransferase; this translates as MNAPHRDEGFFTSALSDRDPALAEAMDHELGRQRHEIELIASENIVSRAVMEAQGSVLTNKYAEGYPGRRYYGGCQYVDVVETLAIDRAKKLFGCNFANVQPNSGSQANQGVFTALLQPGDTILGMSLDAGGHLTHGAKPNLSGKWFNAVQYGVRRQDMAIDYDAIQSLATEHQPKMLIAGGSAIPRIIDFARMREIADSVGAYLLVDMAHFAGLVASGHYPSPFPHAHAATTTTHKTLRGPRGGMILTDDEALAKKFNSAIFPGIQGGPLMHVIAGKAAAFGEALEPGFKTYQAQVIANAQALADQLMKGGLDIVTGGTDTHLLLVDLRPKGVKGNATEDALGRAHITCNKNGIPFDDEKPTITSGIRLGSPAGTTRGFGEPEFRQIGDWITEVVDGLAQNGADGNSEVEARVKAEVEDLCARFPIYPDL